TCAGGTGGTCGATCTGGGCCTGGAGGTCGCGGTAGAGCACTTCCTGATGGAAAAACATGGGTCGGAGGAGTCTGCGCACCAGGCGACGGGCCAGACCAAGCACACGCTTCGGCCCCTTCGCATCGTTGATGCCCGTGTTGTAAAAGGCGAAGTCTCGCACGAGAAATCGGGCCTCCTTGCTGGGAACCAGGATCGTGTTCCGAATCCTGCACGCGACACACACTGAGAGACGGACCAAACCCACTCAGGCCGCCTGGGTCACCAACGATTCTGCCAGGCCTTCGGCGAGTCGAGCGAGTCGAACGGTATCGGCCGGAGCGCCGGGCGCGGATTGAGGAGGGGTGTTCGCAGCCTCTTCAAGCCAGCGTTCAAGCCGGGGCGCCAAAGCGTCCACATGAAAGTCGCGCCAGGTGGACGCACGGGCTCGTTCCGCAATCGCTTCAGCATCCGTCCGACGCTCCAGCACATCGAGGAACACGCGAGCGATCGCGGCCGCCGTGGGTTCGACCTTCAGACCGTGGACCCCGTGCACGAGCCACTCGGCCAGGCCACAACTTTGCGAAATGAGGGGCAGACACCCCCCGTGCGCCGCGGCCTCGATCGGCCCAATGCCGAACGGCTCACGCTCCCAGGTCGGGAACGCGAAGAGCTCGTAATTCCGGTATCGAGCAATCAGGTCGGGGTGCTCAAGCGGTCCGAGGAAGCGAACGCGGTCTTCGACTCCGTGCTGTTGGACGAGAGCCGGGTAGTGGTTTTCATCAACGTCCGCAATCGCTCCGATGAGATCCAGTTCGACGGACCAGCGCTCTTTCCGAACCAGCCCGACCGCTTCGATCAAGAGGTCGATTCCCTTGTACGGAGTCAATCGACCTGCCGACACGACCCTGAGCGGGCCGTTTCGGACCGATCGGCGGGGCAGGGGAGTCGGACTGCCGTCAATCCAGTACGGCAGCAATTCCACGCGACCATTGAGCGGAACCCCCTGGCCCTCGATTTCCTCAACCAGCCGCGAGCTGACCGCAATGAACGTCCCTCGCATCTCCGCCCCGAAGCGTTCCGCCAGGGCAGGAATCACCTTGCCCCAGACGGAACAGCAGTACGACGGCACCGCGTCACCCAGTTGCCAGGCCCATGGAACCCCGAGATGGTTGAGGGCCGCCATGAGGCCGAGCCCTCCCAGCCCCGTCAAATTATGAACATAGGCCACATCGGGGCGAAAGTCGGCCACGGTCTCGGCAAGCGCATGAACATTCGAGGCGTTGATCAGACGAGAGCGCACATCCAGCATCCGTTGAACCACCGGAGGCCGACGATTCATGGCGTGCTGGTTCCAAATGTCCGTGATCGCAAATCCCCGGCGGACGTGTGGTTGCGGTTCCACAAAGGTCCGGGCCGATGCGGTCAGGACCCGCACCTCATGTCCGAGTCGACGCAGGGCTTCGACCGCCTGAGCACAGGCCACCTCGTAGCCGCCGACAACCTCGGGCGGATAGAAGTTCGAAAGAACGAGAATCTTCACGAGACCCGCTCCTTCCTGCCTGAGTGGGATTCGAGCAATTCGTCGTACAGGGCGGCAAGCTTCGCGCCGGCAACGGTGAGATCAAACGCTCGCAACACCTCGCGGCGGGCTTCCTGACCGACCCGCGCAACTGTTTCCGGTTCGTTCGCCAGGCGGCGAAGCAAGCTCGTCAGTTCCTCAGGGGTATCAAACAGGTAACCGCTTTGATAAGGCTTGATAAATTCGGGCATCGCTGCCACGCGAGAGGCGATCGGCACAGTCTCGCAGCTCATCGCTTCCAGCAAGGTCAAGCCCATGAGTTCGGGTGCCCGATAGCGGCGGTTGTAGCAATCAACATAGACCGACGGGAGAACGTTGCACCAGGCCCTCGCGTAGAGGTCGCGGACGGTCGCGTCGTTGGCGTCGGTCACGAAGGTCACGTTCTTGCTGACGGCCAGGCGGCGAAGCAAGGCGAAGTAATCCGGGTCGTAGGGTCGCCCGCAGACGGTCAGGGGCAACTCGGGGGGAAGGGCCGCGATCAAGCGGTCGATCCCCTTGTGTGCCAGCAGCCGGCCAACATACAGAACTCGGTCGCGAGGGGGACGAGGCTCGGGAGGAGCGAAGCGAGAGGCATCCACTCCACCTCGGATCACAACCACGGGCGTCGGCGTGCGGAACAGGGACGCACCAAACGAGGAGTACGCGACAATCCGATCGGCCAGCTCCAGGCTTCCCAGCGACGCGCCAAGCCAGCTGGAATGACCGCCGTGGTCCGAGGCACAGGTCGGTTTCCGCTGCTGCCGAGCGGCAAGGAGCCCGAACTCGCCAGATCGGCTAAACGCCATGTGAACATGAACAAGGTCGGCTTCGGCAATTGCGGCGGGCAGCTCCCACGAAACAGCATCGAGCGGGTCGTCGGGCCGTCGGGCGACCGGCAGCACACGAAGGCTTACGCCGGGGCGTAGCTCGCGGTGGGCGGGGGCCACGCCGTAGGAGATGAGGTCAACCTCGTAGCGTCCGCCGGTGGCTTCGACCAGTCCGGCGGCCATGTTGGTCGCGTAACGCTCACCACCGCCGAGGCACGAAGCCTCGTCGAAATAGAGCGGGGTCAGAAAGGCGACCTTCCGTGTCGCGTGAGCCATCGCGCGGCAGTCCCTCGGCGCGGTGGAGTGGATTCAAGTCGTTCCGGGACGATCCGGGGCGGTCGCGGCGAGCAATTCGGGCTCGCCGCGCAGGGGAACCCAGAGGGCTAACCGACCGTCGAAGGGGTTCTATCCGCATCGGTCGCGTCGGTCAAGTCGGATCGCTGACCGTTTGCGGGGCTCTGCTCGACGGGGGCTCCCACATCGAGGGGGGTGGAGAACTGGCGGATCTTCTCCATTTCGCAGAGGCGCTGGATGATGTCCATGTGGACCTTCAGGGGCGACTGCGAGGCGTTGATCTCATAAATGATCGACGGGTTGTAGAACTGAAGGGTCTTGAAGGTCTCATCGTGGTAGACCTGCAGGCGGCGTTTGACGACCTCTTCGTTGATGTCGTCGAGCCGATTTTCGCGGAGCGCGCGGGCAGCAAGGCGGTCCTTAGCCTTCTCGATGTCGGAGATCATCAGGTGGAAGATCTGGATGACATCGAGGACGTCGTCGAGCATTCCTGCCTGCTCAAAGTTGCGCGGCAGGCCATCGAGCACCAGCGTGGTGCAGCCGGGAGTCACCTCGTCCTGGAGCATGAGAATCTGGAGGTGACGTTTCCAGATGCGGATGGTCAAATCGTCTGGTACGAGTAAGCCTCGCGTCGTGTACGAGACGACTTCTCGCCCCAGATCGCCGTGCTTGGGGAGTTTCCGAAACAGGTCGCCGCTGGAAATGTGCACCACTCCCGGCAGGTGGCCGAGCACAACACCCTGCGTCCCTTTGCCGCTGCCCGGCATACCGAAGAGGAGAATGGTCCGAAACTTGTCGGGCAGGGCCATGAGACGACCTCACGCAATCGGGAACGTGGCAAGGGGTCGGCAAGCGTTCTGTGTCACGAACCCGACGAACACTCCGGCCGATTGTTTGGGATGAGGCCGTCGTCGGACGCTTTGCCAAACCGAGACTTTACCTGAAAGTTTACACCATTTGACCGAGAAACCCAACCGTGATGACCGCCGGCTCCTCCTCGTCCAATCCCACGCGAATCTTGCTCCTTCGCCACGCAAAGACCGCCGCACCGGATCGCTTTCACGGGGCTGAATCCGATATCGGCCTCGGTGTCGAAGGGCATCAGCAGGCCCTGGCCGCCGCTGAAGCGCTCGCCCGGCTTCGGCCCGAGGCGGTTTACAGCTCGGGCATGAGGCGAGCGCGCGAAACCGCGGAACCGATCGCCCGATCGTGCGGAGTCGAGCCGGGAATCCTTCCCGAACTCCACGAGCGCCGGATGGGATCGATGTCAAACGCAACGATTGCCGAGGTCCGTGCCGAGGTCGATCACTTCATTCGTCGCTGGGGGGAAGGGGATCTCGATGCCGCCCACCCCGGAGGCGAATCGTACCGAGCCATGCGCGATCGGGTCGTGCCGCCGTTCTCGATCCTGGCCCATCGTCATCGGGGCGAAACAATCGTCGTCGTGCTTCATGGCGTGGTGATTCGCGTGCTGATCACCTCGTTGATGGAATCGTTTTCCCCGGCCGATTACCACCGGATCGCCATTCGACATGTTGCCGTGAACGACCTCCGCTACGACGACCAGGGGTGGACCCTCGTCGGGACAGACCATGATCCCGCAGCCCTTG
The genomic region above belongs to Tautonia rosea and contains:
- a CDS encoding adenylate kinase family protein is translated as MALPDKFRTILLFGMPGSGKGTQGVVLGHLPGVVHISSGDLFRKLPKHGDLGREVVSYTTRGLLVPDDLTIRIWKRHLQILMLQDEVTPGCTTLVLDGLPRNFEQAGMLDDVLDVIQIFHLMISDIEKAKDRLAARALRENRLDDINEEVVKRRLQVYHDETFKTLQFYNPSIIYEINASQSPLKVHMDIIQRLCEMEKIRQFSTPLDVGAPVEQSPANGQRSDLTDATDADRTPSTVG
- a CDS encoding histidine phosphatase family protein, with amino-acid sequence MTAGSSSSNPTRILLLRHAKTAAPDRFHGAESDIGLGVEGHQQALAAAEALARLRPEAVYSSGMRRARETAEPIARSCGVEPGILPELHERRMGSMSNATIAEVRAEVDHFIRRWGEGDLDAAHPGGESYRAMRDRVVPPFSILAHRHRGETIVVVLHGVVIRVLITSLMESFSPADYHRIAIRHVAVNDLRYDDQGWTLVGTDHDPAALVLR
- a CDS encoding glycosyltransferase family 4 protein; translated protein: MAHATRKVAFLTPLYFDEASCLGGGERYATNMAAGLVEATGGRYEVDLISYGVAPAHRELRPGVSLRVLPVARRPDDPLDAVSWELPAAIAEADLVHVHMAFSRSGEFGLLAARQQRKPTCASDHGGHSSWLGASLGSLELADRIVAYSSFGASLFRTPTPVVVIRGGVDASRFAPPEPRPPRDRVLYVGRLLAHKGIDRLIAALPPELPLTVCGRPYDPDYFALLRRLAVSKNVTFVTDANDATVRDLYARAWCNVLPSVYVDCYNRRYRAPELMGLTLLEAMSCETVPIASRVAAMPEFIKPYQSGYLFDTPEELTSLLRRLANEPETVARVGQEARREVLRAFDLTVAGAKLAALYDELLESHSGRKERVS
- a CDS encoding glycosyltransferase family 4 protein, which encodes MKILVLSNFYPPEVVGGYEVACAQAVEALRRLGHEVRVLTASARTFVEPQPHVRRGFAITDIWNQHAMNRRPPVVQRMLDVRSRLINASNVHALAETVADFRPDVAYVHNLTGLGGLGLMAALNHLGVPWAWQLGDAVPSYCCSVWGKVIPALAERFGAEMRGTFIAVSSRLVEEIEGQGVPLNGRVELLPYWIDGSPTPLPRRSVRNGPLRVVSAGRLTPYKGIDLLIEAVGLVRKERWSVELDLIGAIADVDENHYPALVQQHGVEDRVRFLGPLEHPDLIARYRNYELFAFPTWEREPFGIGPIEAAAHGGCLPLISQSCGLAEWLVHGVHGLKVEPTAAAIARVFLDVLERRTDAEAIAERARASTWRDFHVDALAPRLERWLEEAANTPPQSAPGAPADTVRLARLAEGLAESLVTQAA